Genomic window (Gemmatimonadaceae bacterium):
TGATCTCTTTTACTCCGGCGTGAGGCCGGCGGTCAACGTCGGGATCTCGGTGTCGCGAGTCGGCGGCGCTGCCCAGATCAAAGCCATGAAGTCGGTTGCCGGCCGCCTTCGTCTGGATCTTGCGCAGTACCGCGAGCTCGAAGCGTTCGCATCGTTCGCGTCGGATCTCGATGCCGCAACCAAGCGGCAGCTCGACCGCGGCGCGCGAACAGTCGAGATACTCAAGCAGCCGCAGTTCCAGCCAATGTCGGTCGAGAAGCAGGTCGTGATCATCTACGCAGTCACGAATGGATTCCTCGACAAGATTCCGGTTGCGGAAGTGCGTCAGTGGGAATCGGAATTCATCGAGTATACCGATCGCGAGTATCCGCAGATTGCAAGCAGCATCAAATCGTCGAAGGTGATGTCGCCGGAAATCGAAGAAGATCTGAAGCGCGCAATCGAGGCCTTCACACAATCGCGCGACACGGGCCAGGCAGCGGCCTGACGAATGGCGAAGGGTCGTGAGCTAAAGGGGCGAATCAAATCCGTCGAGAACACGCGCAAGATTACGCGTACGATGGAGATGGTCGCGACATCAAAAATGAAGCGGGCGCAGGACCGGGTGCAGGCTGCCCGGCCTTACGCAAACAGCCTCGCAGAAGTGATTTCCGATCTCTATTCGCCAGACCTCGCCGAGAAGTTTCCGCTGCTGAGGCAGCCGGCAGAGGTGAAGCGCGCCGCAGTCATCCTGCTTACCTCCAATCGTGGTCTCGCCGGTGGCTTCAACGCCAATCTGATCAAGGAAGCCCGCAAGCTCCTGGTGGGGCTTGACCGCGACAAAGTAGAAACGCAACTGCACGTCGTCGGGAAGAAGGGGCTTGGTTACTTCCGTTACATCGGCCGCGCGGTCGCTACCTCACGAACCGATATAACCGATCGTCCCAGCGCCGCCAACGCAGCGGAGCTCGTCGACGCGCTGATTGGTGAATTCGCATCGGGCGCGATCGATGCTGTTTACGTGATCTACTCCAAGTACAACTCCGCACTTTCCACCCCTCCGACATCACAGCGGATTCTTCCGGTCACGCCACCGGACACGACCGGCGTTCGTCCGGACTATCTGCTTTATCCCTCGGCTGAAGCAATTCTTTCAGAGCTGCTTCCTTCCTACGTTCGCAACTCCGTGTACCGGGCGCTGGTGGAGAACGAAGCCGGGTTCCAGAGCGCGCAACGCACCGCAATGAAAAACGCAACCGACAACGCCGGCGACATTCTCAACGTGCTTCGCCGTACTTACAATCGCGCCCGCCAGGCGCAGATCACTCAGGAGATCGCCGAAATTGTCGGCGGCTCCGCGGCACTCGAGGGTTAGTCATGGCTACAGCAGTCGCAACCGAGAAGAATGTCGGAAAGGTCGTCCAGGTAATCGGACCTGTGCTCGACGTCGAGTTCGAGTCAGAGAACCTGCCTGAGCTCTACAACGCGCTTCGCATCACGGCGACGTCCGCCGCCGGCGGCAAAATCGACGTCACATCAGAGGTGCAGCAGCACATCGGACGCAATCAGGTGCGCGCCGTCGCGATGTCGGCGACGGACGGTGTAGTTCGCGGTATGGAAGTCATCGATACCGGCTCGCCGATTACCGTTCCCGTTGGTGAAGCCGCACTCGGCCGCATTCTCAACGTGCTCGGCAATCCAGTCGACGATGGGGATCCGATTCCGGCCGATGTCGAGCGGTGGCCGATTCACCGCGCGTCTCCTCCGTTCGCTAACCTCGAGCCGAAGACTGAAGTTTTCGAAACCGGCATCAAGGTCGTCGATCTTATTGCACCGTTCGTGAAGGGTGGAAAGATCGGGCTGTTTGGCGGCGCCGGCGTTGGCAAGACCGTCGTCATCCAGGAACTCATCCAGAATGTGCAGAAGGGCCACGGTGGCCGGTCGGTGTTCTGCGGCGTTGGCGAGCGTACCCGCGAAGGCAACGATCTGTACCTCGAGTTCAAGGAAGCCGGCATCCTCGATTCGGTGGCGCTCATCTACGGCCAGATGAATGAGCCGCCGGGAGCGCGACTACGCGTGGGGCTGTCCGGGCTCACCATCGCCGAATATTTCCGGGATGTCGAGAATCAGGACGTGCTGCTGTTCATCGACAATATCTTCCGGTTTACGCAGGCAGGCTCCGAAGTGTCTGCACTGTTGGGACGCATGCCGAGCGCGGTTGGTTATCAGCCGACACTGGCGACGGAGATGGGTGATCTGCAGGAGCGGATCACCTCCACGAAAACCGGCTCGATTACATCGGTGCAGGCGATCTATGTTCCCGCCGACGACATCACCGATCCTGCGCCGGCTACCGCGTTTGCTCACCTCGACGCGACGGTCGTTCTGTCGCGAGCGATCACCGAGCTCGGCATCTATCCGGCCGTCGATCCACTTGCGTCATCGTCCCGAATTCTGGATGCCCAGTTCATCGGCGACCGGCATTACAAGGTTGCGACGTCGGTCCAGAGAATTCTCCAGCGT
Coding sequences:
- the atpG gene encoding ATP synthase F1 subunit gamma; its protein translation is MAKGRELKGRIKSVENTRKITRTMEMVATSKMKRAQDRVQAARPYANSLAEVISDLYSPDLAEKFPLLRQPAEVKRAAVILLTSNRGLAGGFNANLIKEARKLLVGLDRDKVETQLHVVGKKGLGYFRYIGRAVATSRTDITDRPSAANAAELVDALIGEFASGAIDAVYVIYSKYNSALSTPPTSQRILPVTPPDTTGVRPDYLLYPSAEAILSELLPSYVRNSVYRALVENEAGFQSAQRTAMKNATDNAGDILNVLRRTYNRARQAQITQEIAEIVGGSAALEG
- a CDS encoding F0F1 ATP synthase subunit alpha (produces ATP from ADP in the presence of a proton gradient across the membrane; the alpha chain is a catalytic subunit), giving the protein DLFYSGVRPAVNVGISVSRVGGAAQIKAMKSVAGRLRLDLAQYRELEAFASFASDLDAATKRQLDRGARTVEILKQPQFQPMSVEKQVVIIYAVTNGFLDKIPVAEVRQWESEFIEYTDREYPQIASSIKSSKVMSPEIEEDLKRAIEAFTQSRDTGQAAA
- the atpD gene encoding F0F1 ATP synthase subunit beta, translated to MATAVATEKNVGKVVQVIGPVLDVEFESENLPELYNALRITATSAAGGKIDVTSEVQQHIGRNQVRAVAMSATDGVVRGMEVIDTGSPITVPVGEAALGRILNVLGNPVDDGDPIPADVERWPIHRASPPFANLEPKTEVFETGIKVVDLIAPFVKGGKIGLFGGAGVGKTVVIQELIQNVQKGHGGRSVFCGVGERTREGNDLYLEFKEAGILDSVALIYGQMNEPPGARLRVGLSGLTIAEYFRDVENQDVLLFIDNIFRFTQAGSEVSALLGRMPSAVGYQPTLATEMGDLQERITSTKTGSITSVQAIYVPADDITDPAPATAFAHLDATVVLSRAITELGIYPAVDPLASSSRILDAQFIGDRHYKVATSVQRILQRYKELQDIIAILGMDELSEEDKLVVGRARRLQRFMSQPFAVAEQFTGIPGKYVKLEDTISSFERVVAGEFDTLPEQAFFMAGSIDDVVSKANEMAQVK